The region TTACCTTTGCATTTTCTCTTGTCTTTGGTGACCTTGTCAAGATCGTATGGGGTACGGAGTACAAATCAGTGCCCGTGCCCCAGATGTTTCAGGGTTTTGTCAACCTCTTCGGGGGGCTGCCCTTCCCGTTGTATAACGTGTTCCTCCTTGTTGTTGGTCCTATAGTGGCAATAGCCCTGTGGCTCTTTGTCAATAAAACCAAGATCGGGAAGATCGCACGGGCAGCAGCAGTTGACAGGGAGATGGTAGGCGCTGTCGGGATTAATGTGAGCTGGGTCTTCGCAATCGTTTTTGTTATCGGATGTTTTCTGGCAGGACTTGGCGGTGTCCTTGTAGCGCCCACGGTAAGTGTGACCCTGGGGATGGATCACACACTTATTATGGAGGCATTTCTTATTGTAATCATGGGGGGGTTGGGTAATATCTGGGGGGCCCTTCTTGGAGCGCTTATCTTTGGCCTGGCACAGTCCCTCGGTATTTTAGTATGGTCTCAGT is a window of Syntrophorhabdaceae bacterium DNA encoding:
- a CDS encoding branched-chain amino acid ABC transporter permease — translated: MDVLYAIIPPRVLSQIFVGLSRTTILFIVSSGMSLILGVLRIPNVAHGSLYMIGAFMAYSLSVLFGGGDLGFWMALIGAPLGVAIVSLVAERGIFQYLYEREHLMLLLLTFAFSLVFGDLVKIVWGTEYKSVPVPQMFQGFVNLFGGLPFPLYNVFLLVVGPIVAIALWLFVNKTKIGKIARAAAVDREMVGAVGINVSWVFAIVFVIGCFLAGLGGVLVAPTVSVTLGMDHTLIMEAFLIVIMGGLGNIWGALLGALIFGLAQSLGILVWSQ